A section of the Alkalihalobacillus sp. LMS39 genome encodes:
- a CDS encoding HNH endonuclease: MEITINLSEILLYLDLMKKKKKRPSIQDLNVMVYFLEDYDQVKMFYNKLNEHNFNPPFKFFNGTLIHFIEDYEDCKILKDKILQKTRRRYSVLFVQQILLSNSKEEALKIIKEAKDYGIDLTESWASNYDSLWKIKRDQEYWRENYRPYILKHVLSLIDEFQEMKSEYFEKMSLKELKEMANRQPNKFNKHNKSISTSYNRNIYIKEFARRVSQGICQLCDKEAPFKDKYGVPFLEVHHINYLSKGGSDTIDNVVALCPNCHRKIHQLELNEDLEKMKVKALNNSSL, translated from the coding sequence ATGGAAATTACAATCAATCTATCTGAAATACTATTATATTTAGATCTTATGAAAAAGAAGAAGAAAAGACCTTCAATACAAGATCTAAATGTAATGGTTTATTTTTTAGAAGATTATGACCAAGTTAAGATGTTTTACAATAAATTAAATGAACACAATTTTAACCCACCTTTCAAATTTTTTAACGGCACATTGATACACTTTATTGAAGACTATGAAGACTGTAAGATTTTAAAAGACAAGATATTACAAAAAACTCGCCGTAGATATAGTGTTCTATTTGTTCAACAGATATTATTATCAAACTCCAAAGAAGAGGCTCTAAAGATAATTAAAGAAGCAAAAGATTATGGAATAGATTTGACGGAATCATGGGCCAGTAATTATGATTCTTTATGGAAGATAAAGAGGGATCAAGAATATTGGAGAGAAAATTACAGGCCTTATATATTGAAACATGTGCTGAGTCTAATTGATGAATTTCAAGAAATGAAAAGTGAGTATTTTGAGAAAATGTCATTAAAGGAACTAAAGGAAATGGCTAATCGGCAGCCAAATAAGTTCAATAAACATAACAAATCCATATCTACATCCTATAATAGAAACATCTACATAAAAGAATTTGCAAGAAGAGTTTCGCAAGGGATTTGCCAATTGTGTGATAAGGAAGCCCCCTTTAAAGATAAATATGGAGTTCCATTCTTAGAGGTTCACCATATTAACTATTTATCTAAAGGAGGAAGCGATACAATCGATAATGTTGTTGCGTTATGTCCTAATTGTCATAGGAAGATTCACCAATTGGAACTAAATGAAGATCTGGAAAAAATGAAAGTGAAGGCCTTAAATAATTCATCTTTATAG
- a CDS encoding type I restriction endonuclease subunit R, which yields MATYLGNEETLVELPAIDYLQDKLLYKFIHGEMLTPEKNERESLNEVILLHRLENAIKRLNPWIDESNLNKAVRFLSRAEQLGTNLLEINERIYDAIVNLNYAVDQDIDGSGKKSYHTVKFIDWTNVENNEFLVTRQFVIQGPNEKIIPDIIIFINGIPVVVLECKSPFLEKGKNENIGKKAAFDQLRRYMDLRDSERIEGAPRLFYTNFFTGILNKYRAYVGTISSQYTHYVEWKDPYPYKKEQIEDVGNNGQNVFLQGLLEKHNLLDILQNFLLFEVDTTSSRKIKKISRYQQFRAVNKALDRLVYGRDSVSRGGVIWHTQGSGKSLTMVLLARKIRRLQELSDATIVVVTDRVDLDKQIFQTFLRTLSTITTPVRADKVSTMKELLSNAQPQIIMTTIHKFQSDEEEQEVLKDATQQSGLYLEKEFPVLTLKSNVIVMADEAHRSQYKGYARNMRHALPNAAFIGFTGTPIEKEDKSTPRTFGSYIDKYGIQEAVNDGATVRIVYEGRRPDLQVKADTLEQLFDQAFDDRTDEEKEAIKQKYANKKAIVEADERIDDIAKDMLQHYKEYIYPNGFKAQIVCVSREAVVKYYNALNKHMKDIMGEELEVKVIFSGNLNDPPHLKEHFTTKAEQEDIINKFTKPISENKLCFIIVKDMLLTGFDAPIEQVMYLDRPLKEHNLLQAIARVNRTFGDKKKCGYVVDYYGISNHLEEALKIFDKEDLGEPMESLDGVHKQMLSYREAVMGMFKGIEKDNLDQLVKQLEPEDKRAEFELAYKRFAGTMEQLMPGHVSTDNTNDLKWLSYIRAAAKARFEPETKLDIADCGEKVRKIINEHLTSHGVQQWIKPITLFDQDYQTKLETLKSDEAIASSMEHAVKHVISLKMDDNPVYYTSLLEKLQQILDETRNNWEERKKQLEEFINKDVKAGETEEAEALGLSRKEFAFFEVIKKHLLDPEEVSKAGHAKEASELYISQDIIDLSKEMAQNVADIVANTWVIDWTTNPSKTADIERSIFMMLTTKYFKQIKLEVRKQLVGPLLQLAKKHFATRE from the coding sequence ATGGCTACTTATCTAGGAAATGAAGAGACGCTTGTTGAATTGCCAGCCATAGATTATCTACAAGACAAGCTACTATATAAGTTTATTCATGGGGAAATGTTAACTCCAGAAAAAAATGAACGTGAATCGTTGAATGAGGTAATACTCTTACATCGATTGGAAAATGCAATTAAACGGTTAAATCCATGGATTGATGAATCAAATTTAAATAAAGCAGTGCGTTTTTTATCAAGAGCAGAACAGCTCGGTACAAACTTGTTAGAGATTAATGAACGTATCTATGATGCTATTGTTAACTTAAACTATGCAGTTGACCAAGACATAGATGGGTCAGGCAAAAAGAGTTATCACACAGTGAAATTTATTGATTGGACCAATGTTGAGAACAATGAGTTTTTAGTGACTAGGCAGTTTGTTATCCAAGGACCAAACGAAAAAATTATCCCTGATATCATTATTTTCATAAATGGTATTCCAGTCGTTGTTTTGGAATGTAAGTCTCCTTTCTTAGAAAAAGGAAAAAATGAGAATATCGGTAAGAAGGCAGCCTTTGATCAATTACGAAGATACATGGATTTGAGAGATTCAGAGCGGATTGAAGGCGCACCTCGCTTATTTTACACCAATTTTTTTACTGGTATTTTAAATAAATATAGAGCTTATGTTGGAACGATTAGCTCTCAGTACACTCACTATGTTGAATGGAAAGATCCTTATCCATACAAAAAAGAGCAAATAGAAGACGTTGGAAATAACGGTCAAAATGTATTCCTTCAAGGGTTATTAGAGAAGCATAACTTATTAGATATTCTACAAAACTTCCTATTATTTGAGGTTGATACAACGTCTTCTAGAAAAATAAAGAAGATTAGCCGCTATCAACAATTTCGTGCTGTAAATAAAGCTCTTGATCGCTTAGTGTATGGACGAGATTCAGTTTCTCGTGGAGGTGTCATTTGGCATACACAAGGTTCAGGTAAATCACTCACTATGGTTCTTCTTGCTAGGAAAATAAGAAGGTTACAAGAGTTATCGGATGCAACTATCGTTGTTGTAACTGATCGTGTTGATTTAGATAAGCAGATTTTCCAAACATTCCTTAGAACTTTATCGACTATCACTACTCCAGTTCGAGCGGATAAAGTCAGTACCATGAAAGAACTCCTATCAAATGCACAACCGCAAATCATTATGACAACGATACACAAGTTTCAAAGTGATGAAGAAGAGCAGGAAGTTTTAAAAGATGCAACTCAACAATCTGGTTTGTATCTTGAAAAAGAGTTTCCTGTTCTTACCTTAAAATCAAACGTTATTGTCATGGCTGATGAGGCCCATCGTAGTCAATATAAAGGATATGCACGTAATATGCGTCATGCTTTACCCAATGCAGCATTTATAGGTTTTACAGGCACTCCGATAGAGAAAGAAGACAAGTCAACACCTCGTACTTTTGGGTCCTATATTGATAAATATGGCATTCAAGAAGCTGTAAATGATGGTGCCACCGTTCGTATTGTTTATGAAGGAAGAAGGCCAGACCTTCAAGTAAAGGCTGATACCTTAGAACAATTGTTTGATCAAGCTTTTGATGACAGAACAGATGAAGAAAAAGAAGCCATTAAACAAAAATATGCTAATAAGAAAGCTATCGTCGAGGCAGATGAAAGAATTGATGATATTGCCAAGGATATGCTTCAGCATTACAAGGAATATATATATCCGAACGGTTTTAAAGCGCAAATAGTATGTGTTTCTCGTGAAGCAGTAGTTAAGTACTATAATGCATTGAATAAACACATGAAAGATATCATGGGTGAGGAATTAGAGGTTAAAGTAATCTTTTCAGGGAATCTAAATGATCCGCCTCACTTGAAAGAGCATTTTACAACGAAGGCTGAACAGGAAGATATCATAAATAAATTTACGAAGCCCATTTCCGAGAATAAATTGTGCTTTATTATAGTCAAAGATATGTTACTAACAGGGTTTGATGCTCCTATTGAGCAAGTGATGTACTTAGATAGGCCATTAAAAGAGCATAATCTATTACAAGCTATTGCCCGTGTAAACCGGACATTTGGGGACAAAAAGAAATGTGGCTATGTCGTAGATTACTATGGTATTTCAAATCATCTTGAGGAAGCTTTAAAGATATTTGATAAAGAAGACTTGGGCGAACCAATGGAGTCTTTAGATGGAGTTCATAAACAAATGCTTTCTTATCGAGAAGCGGTTATGGGGATGTTTAAGGGAATTGAAAAGGATAACCTTGACCAATTAGTTAAGCAATTAGAACCTGAAGACAAAAGAGCTGAATTCGAACTTGCTTACAAGCGCTTTGCTGGTACAATGGAACAACTCATGCCCGGTCATGTCTCGACTGACAATACAAACGATTTGAAATGGCTTTCTTACATCCGAGCTGCTGCAAAGGCTAGATTTGAGCCAGAAACAAAGTTAGATATAGCTGATTGTGGGGAAAAGGTTCGGAAAATCATAAATGAACACTTAACATCACACGGTGTCCAACAGTGGATAAAGCCAATTACTCTTTTTGATCAAGATTACCAAACGAAGCTAGAAACTCTAAAGTCAGACGAGGCTATTGCTTCTAGTATGGAACACGCTGTAAAACATGTAATAAGTCTAAAGATGGATGACAATCCAGTGTATTACACTTCTTTATTAGAAAAACTCCAGCAGATTCTTGATGAAACTAGGAACAATTGGGAAGAGAGAAAGAAGCAATTAGAAGAATTTATTAATAAGGATGTTAAAGCAGGTGAGACTGAAGAAGCAGAAGCACTTGGATTATCAAGAAAAGAATTTGCATTCTTTGAAGTAATTAAGAAGCATCTTCTTGACCCTGAAGAGGTATCCAAAGCGGGTCATGCAAAAGAGGCATCTGAATTATACATTAGCCAAGATATTATTGACCTTTCAAAAGAAATGGCACAAAATGTGGCTGATATTGTTGCAAATACATGGGTAATTGATTGGACAACAAATCCATCTAAGACAGCTGACATTGAACGTTCCATCTTTATGATGTTAACAACAAAATATTTCAAGCAAATAAAACTTGAAGTAAGAAAGCAATTAGTCGGCCCTCTTCTACAACTAGCGAAAAAACATTTTGCAACAAGAGAATAA
- a CDS encoding SprT family zinc-dependent metalloprotease: MIRSIEYGTKTIEYSVEFRERKSLEISVEAPNIVSVVAPLNTPEEIIEQKVKKKAQWIVQKLFLFKDMEFQKINRELVNGESFMYMGRNYSLQLIIDESIKEPTVKLYQGKFLITTPTKSQEPLRTSLEKWYREKTLEKVSEKINYFQHFFKKKPNDIKVKEQQKRWASCTSKNELLFNWRCAMAPSHVIDYIVVHEMCHLYHMNHSQEFWDLLSSVMPDYERRKEWLKNFGVRMDL, from the coding sequence ATGATTCGTTCTATTGAATATGGTACAAAAACAATTGAATACTCAGTAGAATTTCGTGAACGAAAATCGTTGGAAATTAGTGTGGAGGCACCGAATATTGTTAGTGTTGTGGCCCCGCTAAACACTCCAGAGGAAATAATTGAACAAAAGGTAAAAAAGAAGGCACAGTGGATTGTACAAAAATTATTTCTGTTTAAGGATATGGAATTCCAAAAGATTAACAGAGAACTAGTAAATGGAGAGTCCTTTATGTATATGGGACGCAATTATTCTTTACAACTAATAATTGATGAGAGCATAAAGGAACCAACTGTAAAGCTCTATCAAGGTAAATTTCTCATAACTACTCCTACAAAGAGCCAAGAACCATTAAGAACATCATTAGAAAAATGGTATAGAGAGAAAACCCTAGAGAAAGTATCAGAGAAAATTAACTACTTTCAGCATTTCTTTAAGAAAAAACCAAATGATATAAAAGTGAAGGAACAACAAAAGCGCTGGGCGAGCTGCACTTCAAAGAACGAACTTTTGTTTAATTGGCGTTGTGCAATGGCACCGTCTCATGTGATTGATTACATCGTTGTTCATGAGATGTGTCACCTGTATCATATGAATCACTCACAAGAATTTTGGGACCTACTCTCATCTGTTATGCCTGATTACGAGAGACGGAAAGAATGGTTGAAAAATTTTGGGGTTAGGATGGATTTGTAA
- a CDS encoding recombinase family protein: MSFEHKYVYLVNDMFLVTDRPRPKYEQVNLPCNIYKDPIKVMTGYVRWSDDSQTLGHSLEIQESVIISRAKLEGYQVVVLFIDEATSAYHTPAQKRKIMLNMKHYVLSNSNVTAVIFYEESRVTRLIEDFVLNILGPIKSARPNFIVYSTQIDGEWDENNPYVQAKLAYAHEEVVNKSQRGYDYHKSVIKDSHNPQRPGSRNPFGYDKTTLKNDEIEPNEYSVLVIFIFYLYSFGYSDKKIAKLLDKASIPPPSVDAKGWSDSSIRYILSNYWYIGDLAWFARTSYHISKKKPINEIELFKNHHEALIGPNLWNITQFFREFKQDKDRMNSPFILRHIVFCETCGEKLVAKNATPAKSTKKYNYYRCPECKNKIKMEDLHQIIISDFSSRWTRELKHYLDKAKKILLAWKSTLNAMLPNSREKLETLKYDLSMIKENHKYYPELKESFELQIEAIETQKQQYLTVKEEIDYQLKDNMLYELLGRFKQDISSYTFEEQRSLLLLAVAKITINFEANNQTTIGYRLTPFVDIENVINSLDEESA, translated from the coding sequence ATGAGCTTCGAGCATAAATACGTCTACCTCGTTAATGATATGTTCTTAGTTACAGATCGTCCACGTCCAAAATATGAGCAAGTCAATTTGCCATGTAACATCTATAAGGACCCGATAAAAGTAATGACTGGCTATGTGCGGTGGTCAGATGATAGCCAAACGCTAGGGCATTCACTTGAAATACAAGAGTCAGTGATTATTTCTAGAGCAAAATTAGAGGGCTATCAAGTTGTAGTGTTATTTATTGATGAAGCAACCTCTGCCTATCACACACCCGCACAAAAACGTAAAATCATGCTTAACATGAAACACTATGTTTTAAGCAATTCAAATGTCACAGCAGTAATTTTTTATGAAGAATCCCGTGTAACAAGGTTAATCGAGGATTTTGTCCTAAATATCCTTGGACCAATTAAGTCAGCACGACCAAATTTTATTGTGTACTCAACTCAAATAGATGGTGAATGGGACGAAAATAACCCATATGTTCAAGCTAAACTTGCATATGCACATGAAGAAGTCGTTAATAAGTCTCAAAGGGGCTACGATTATCATAAAAGTGTTATTAAGGACTCTCATAATCCACAACGCCCCGGCTCACGTAACCCATTTGGGTATGATAAGACGACATTAAAAAATGATGAAATTGAACCCAATGAGTACTCGGTTTTAGTAATTTTCATTTTTTATCTTTATAGCTTTGGTTATAGTGATAAGAAAATTGCTAAGTTATTAGATAAAGCTTCAATCCCTCCACCGTCCGTTGATGCAAAAGGGTGGTCAGATTCAAGTATTCGGTACATTCTGTCCAATTATTGGTATATTGGGGATTTAGCATGGTTCGCTCGAACAAGTTATCATATAAGCAAAAAGAAACCGATAAATGAGATCGAATTATTCAAAAATCATCACGAGGCACTCATAGGACCAAATTTATGGAACATCACTCAATTTTTTCGTGAATTTAAACAAGACAAAGACCGAATGAATAGTCCATTTATATTGCGTCATATTGTTTTTTGCGAAACCTGTGGAGAAAAGCTAGTTGCCAAGAATGCAACTCCTGCCAAATCAACAAAAAAATATAATTATTATCGTTGTCCAGAATGCAAGAATAAAATCAAAATGGAAGATTTACACCAGATTATTATAAGCGATTTTTCATCCCGTTGGACGAGAGAACTAAAGCATTATTTAGATAAAGCAAAAAAGATTCTTCTTGCTTGGAAGAGTACTTTGAATGCAATGCTTCCAAATTCGAGAGAAAAACTAGAAACTTTAAAATACGATTTAAGTATGATCAAAGAAAATCACAAATATTATCCTGAATTAAAAGAGAGCTTTGAATTACAAATAGAGGCTATTGAAACTCAGAAACAACAATACCTTACTGTTAAAGAAGAAATTGATTACCAACTCAAAGACAATATGCTATACGAATTATTAGGCCGATTTAAACAAGATATTTCATCTTACACGTTTGAAGAACAGCGCTCACTATTACTGCTAGCAGTCGCAAAAATCACGATAAACTTTGAAGCTAATAATCAAACAACAATCGGATATCGCCTCACACCATTTGTAGATATAGAAAATGTGATAAATTCTCTTGATGAAGAATCCGCCTAG